Genomic window (Lutra lutra chromosome 6, mLutLut1.2, whole genome shotgun sequence):
CCTAGGCAATGGAAATATTCTAGTTCTTTCTCAGTATTATAAAACCAACAAGTTTAAGGGTCTTTTTCTCTTCAACCTTTCAAGTATCCACTTGTTATCACCCCCCCGCTTTTCCTACCCAAACTTCTGGAGATTAAATACCATGTTTATTACTTCTCTTGTTAATTCTCATTTACTTCTCAAGTTCTTACACTGGATTTCATAATCATATTAATAacaccatttttattaaaatcaccCATGACAAAATTGCCAAATCTAAAGACCTATTTCAGTGTGAGCTGAAAAGCTGAGCCCTTTTTAATCAGGTATCAACAATCCCTtactggaaattttaatttttttttttttttttttagcctcatTTATCTTATTCAAGGTCTCAAAGGtctgcctattcttttttttttttttactctttaaattttttactttttattaacatataatgtattattaaccccaggggtacaggtatgtgaattgccaggtttacacactttacagcattcaccatagcacacagcctccccaatgtccataacccaattgCCTATTCTTTCTTGATCTTTTAtagcttcctcctctgcctgctcctcaAATACTATGTATTTCTGTCTTTGTTAGCATCTTATTTTTATCTCTACAAATTCTTCTTGAGTATTCTCATCTGCTTCAGAAGTTTATCAAGTGTATGCAGAGGTTCTCATGAATATTCAGATTCCGTTTTTCTCGTAtgccagttgtttttttttttcacctaaatTATGAGCTTTATCTGAATGTGCTTACAGGTCCTTCTAGTTAAATATGGCTGCCTGTTCAGCACAAAACatctttttcctaaaatttatCCAACTTTTATATTCTCATCTTAATAGTACCACTCATGTTCTGAACCCAGAAGcttaacatttttcttagaaTTCTGGCTGTTCTTCACTCTTCTCAGGACATAAGCTGCCAGATCTGTCTTGTTGAAGTCCCTGACTACCACCATCTCTTCCTCAGACTGTTTTAACAGCCTCCTCACTGGCCTGTCAGCCACCGGGGCCCCTGGAGAATATTCCCAATCCGTTCTCAACACCGAGGCCAatatgaatctttaaaaagatgtcacttctctgcttaaaaacATAATGCTAATTCCCCCCAGTCTGTAAGAACAAATCCATGTTCTTTGTCAGGAAGGATTATTATCTGTCTTTCTGGTTTCAAGTCTCTATTACACTGTTGACATCCATACCTACTCTGTGCTCCTGCTATATCCTAATCTTCCAATTTGATACCTTCTTGCAGgtcacctctgccttcagtctcCTTCTCTTGCACTGTCTGGCAACCTCCGTATTCTCTTCAAGATCTATTTAAATGCcaccttttgctttttattgcagaaattaaaacaatttataaattaaattaaaacccacttatatttttacttcttaaacATCTCTCTCTTTCACTAGGCTGTAAGCTAAAAAGTAGTTCCgtatttttttggtaattagTGGTGTCTGACATAAACTCAGGAGTTGCTGAATGATATTTTCTATTGTTATATAAAGGTGAGTTGTGTTTTGCCAGTAACAAGTTTCTAACATTCTCTTCTCTACAgcttgatttttaatatatttaaacctTAGATCCATTTGATTTTTAAGCTAGGCTTAACCTATGAAACCAATTTAATTTTCCCCCAAAAGTATTTTTTCCCAATACGGTTAATCAATCGCCCCCCAATTCGGGGCAtctactttttctcttaaatcaCTTAATTTAGATGCTTCTTAACTCTCACCTAGACTATTGCATTAATCTTGTTTTCCATGGCATCTGCAATCTCGTTTCAGGCTGACCTGGAAATTACCACAAATCAAGCAAGAAAGCCATTTCTGTCATTCACTCCCGCAGTCCAAAAGCTTCCACTGGCTCCCTTCTGCCAACAGGATAAAATCAGCCTTTTTAGATTAGTATTTCACACTCCCACCCTTATAAAATGTCTCAACATGCCACTGTCCATAACCTCTCCCCTTCCCCGCTTAACAGAGTACAGTGATGAAAAGCCTAAGATTTGGAGTGAGTCCAATCCAAACTCCTTTCCTTAGAAGCTGTTTAGCCTGAGCAGTTATTTTAGGTTTATGCCTCATGTTCCTCTTCTGATGCATGAGGCTAATAGTATCTACTTCATAGTTTGATATGTTAACTGGATGagttaatacttaaaaatatttaagcaaaggggcgcctgggtggctcagtggttaaagcctctgccttcagctcaggtcatgatctcagggtcctgggatagagtcccgcatcaagctctctgctcagcagggagcctgcctcctcctcctcctctctctctctctctgcctgcctctctgcctactcatgatctgtcaaataaaaaaaaaaaatctttaaggaaaaaaaaatattaaaaaaaaaatttaagcaaagCCTAGAGTACGGTAAAAGATCAGTAAAGGTTAAACTATTCTGAATATCCTCTAAGAAGGGACCTTTATCTTTGCACAAGGCCTTCCCAACAAGTTCTCCTTGCTTTCCCTAGGCGTCTGTTCAGGTACTGTTCTCACTTTCAGCTGTAGTATTAATTTTCTCTCCCTGAATACACCGTGACCCTCTCTAGAGCCATGCTAGCCAAAGTGCGGTCCATGGGAGCTTATAGAAATGCAGAAACTTAGGACCCATCCATGTTTAAATGCACACTAAATCACTAAGGAAACTTGTTAAAAACGCCAATTTCTAGGTCTCAGATTCTGAGTCCAAAGTCTGGCTTCAGCATGCACCTCTCTTGGCACTGTCGCAGGTGGTTTCTACCACTCTTGGAAAAACACTGCTCTGAAGCCCATAACAGCTTGTCCTTGGTGAGCTGAAGATCATCCACCAGAGAGCAGGCAATCAGTACACTTACATTCTGTAAAAGGGGGCAAAGCATTGTGTCAAGGGAGCATAAGGGCTCAAACACGAAAGATTGGGATGAGAATGCACACAACAATACCTTGACCTCTGATCCAAACCAAACAGGGTTGCAACTGAGTAAACAACTTCTAAGGGAGGTGTGAACACCTGACCAGCGGCATAGtaggaaaagcaaataaagagTCAAGACTCTGCTTAGAATCCCGTTCCCCCGGGCCCGACCCTCACCGTGTAGCAAGTGCTCGGTCTCCTGCAGCTCCCGCTCCTTCTCGCTCAGCAGTTTGGCGGTCGCCAGCAGCTCAGACCCCCTGACCTGCAACTGGGCTTCAGACCCTGCCTGGCGCTCCAGAAAGGTCCGCAAGGGCCCGCCGCGGGCGAACAGCTCCTCCAGCGGCAGGCCACCGCAGCTGAGGTGCCGGCGGGCAGGGCTGACAATCTTGCGGGCCCACAAACACCGAGCAGCACCCCGCAGGAGTTGGGACCGCATAGCTAAACTGCAACCACCGCCGTCAACCAGAGCCGGAAGTTTCGTACAGAGAATCTCGCGACACCGCGCGGAGTTTCGAAACCCGCGAGAACTGACCGGTCCCAGCCCGGCGCACGCGCCAGTTTTAAAGGGCCTCCCGAAAGCCTCGGTGGGAACTTCCGGCAAGCATTTAAACGCCGTATTATTCGCGGAGGCCGGAAGGGGGCTGAGCGGGAAGTGACCCGCATTTAAAAGCTGGGTCGGAAACGCCTCTTTGAACGTGCGGGGGCGGTGTGTTGGACGGGAGGGCGGGGACGCTGAAGGTTGTCGCTCGGTTTTCTGACGTCGAGATTTTACGTCCCAAGCACTGAATGAGGATCTCGAGTACCGCGGTGGAGGGCCGTGTAGTCCGCTAGTGGGGCTGAGGACAGCCTTTTTTGCCTTCTCCTCTTTTCGACGGTAAGACTCGTGTTCATGAGGAAGGCTAGGGGAGTAATTTCCCCAAATCTTTCCAGCCTTTGTGGGCTGCGAAATTTACTTGCTTTCAGACGACTTCGTTCCTCACCGAGCCTCCTGCCCGTCTCCCCTCACTGCGAGTTATCGTTAGTACTTTTAAAACAGATCGAGTGATTCCAAGTTCCGATAAACCAGAGCGCAGCAAAACCTTCACAGAGTCCTGCCTTCGGTAGCCCAACCTCCATTTCCCTCCAAAAATCTTGAAATAGCGGATTGGTGCCAGGGTTATTGAAGTTTATTGGTATAATGCTCTGCATTTTCAAAAGAGCTTTTCGCAGCCCACCAGAGGGATGGATATGAGGGTGTAAGTATAACCAAGACAGTCCTTGGGAGGCAAGGGTTGACTCAGTCCGGGAACTCCCACTACTTAACTAGCTTGCGCAGGGTCTACTAAATGTTTTCACTGTTGAGAGAGCTGAaaacttggaattttaaaaatcaaggggTAATTACGGGAGCCCTTGGCAAGGCTAAATCATCCTTGAGTCCTCTGATCAAAACTGAGGTTAGGTATGAAATTCTTGTAAGATGAGCTTACACTGTCTCCATTCCTTACAAACGAAAAGTGAAGTGGAGGAATGAGGTGACTCTCCAAATTATACAGAGCAAAAATAGGTTTTGCAACTTAAAAAGCTCCAACTGATCACCTCAACTATTCGTTTCACTTTGTGTATTCAAGCCACACtactttataaaattgttttttctttaagatagtGGTTGaaaccattttaattttgatCCGAGTATACAACAGGACCGATAAGTcgtttttatctttattagaaTCAGCTGTTTGCCAAGTCTTaactctgaattttttcttaaCCATAGAAATGGGGGGAAGTCACGTAAATTCAGTATGATCCATCTCTCAGCTGAATTCTCAACTCAAAAATAtagttaattatttataaaaggtgaaaaaaatgtgAGAAGCAATAACTTTATGGAATGCTATAAAGAATCCAGCCAGAAATTATATTCCCTAAGATGCATAAGCAATTTAAGTAATATAAACAAGTGTACGTTTTACTCCTGTGGTGTTACACCAATGAGGAAACAGTAACTTGTCTAAGGATACATTGGTGAATTCTTTattaattcaaaacattttttaaaagtgtaatgcATGTGCATTTTACAATAATATCCATAGGTTTCCACAATATagttaaatgaaaacaactgtAGTTTActttgaaaaccaaaaaaaaagatagtttgaGACTTCTGAATTTCCTTACATTATTGTCATGCTCAAATTCTATTATTACATATTGAAGATTCTAGCATTTTCAGGAAGTCTATTATTTGTACATaggtaaaatgataaaatagattCAAGGACGGggaaataaaaacccaaaacaacttAAATTGGAGGAAAAATCATCTAGATTATCTATTCAATTTATAAGTACCTACAGTTATTCTGACATTGCAAAATAACCAAACATGTGTCTCAAGCTGCATTCATGCATTCAAAACTCCTTTATGGTCCACTATTATTAGTGGGCTACAAAATAGAGATCATTAAGTACAATGAACATGGTAGCAAAAAATTGCACACATTCGGTATAAATTTTACAGAACCaaacactgaaattttttttttatatttggcaAACACCCTAAAATCATATACAAGAAGCTGTATTTATGACAAATAGGTTAAAGCAAAGGGGGAAAATCAAGTCTTTCACATTATTTCAATAATCAGTGTTCATTGTTCTGTTGAGGGCAATATGGAAAAGCACTCAGCAAATGATTATTGATTAAAATTACCTCTTACGACAAACTGAAGTATTTACTATCCAAGCGATATAGTGGATAAAGTAAAGGTAATTCAAGGGAGAAAATTCACTTTCACCTCCATTAAGTGAATATTCAAGCTAACGGTTTTGGAGTTTTATTTTCCCATTGCACTTTCCAGTTTATTGTATTTTCATGGTATTTGTTAGCAGTCATTTAATGGAACCTAATAGCAGCGCTGAGGAATCTGCTCAGAATTTTTTTACCTTAGCATTAATGTCCAGTACACTTACCTCTAATATGATCTCTTAATAATGTATTGCTTTGCA
Coding sequences:
- the MTRF1L gene encoding peptide chain release factor 1-like, mitochondrial isoform X5 produces the protein MRSQLLRGAARCLWARKIVSPARRHLSCGGLPLEELFARGGPLRTFLERQAGSEAQLQVRGSELLATAKLLSEKERELQETEHLLHDENEDLRKLAENEVSSCQKEITLLKHKKKQMKMI